From Paenibacillus sp. V4I7, the proteins below share one genomic window:
- a CDS encoding ankyrin repeat domain-containing protein has product MDSNFVFLQEKWPVLATLGAQAEKNIYQDTHTTQMKVRVFAELLTKYIFAKERIRDTHQDQISRINTLSKEGVIPTEVVNILHRLRMDSNPAHHEFTDSFELSQSLLIQAYELAVWFFRVYGDSSLKILSYQLPLKQNSEIDLKDQLSWLSKQYEQQFKNVESELIRLQKEYLSAEEIRSRRDQSLLAANNVLSHDQIHELFDKKLLAAQQEQKTLVGNKDKLNRSIRIYKLISLGSFVCFLILLSIFFTEKQSKLTMNQTSAPVANDSHVNLNEQSNTAQQKIEASVMPSANTSNLPMTDTKSENSQPTVKVEESSKIPSSLSSTPVKEQVTGVNKPENVQPPNKQIAPVGTQVSENPVKPSSSVNSQPVVSQATREPVRENLEEQLAQAIKKNATDQVITLLKKGADPNNGKYISGIGYSDYKPLMSAVILGNLKMVQALLDACADVNYKRSDNLNSLNIITRSQMKGQSKELAGIVSILLNKGIDPNIVFEAGDKRSLIIDAASSNNFEIVKLLVQYKANVNSYDIHGKTALYSNLNLYSEGNVEIAKFLLDNEADPYIQSTYGNAAEIIKSQTMYKDLRVYLKEKDR; this is encoded by the coding sequence ATGGACAGCAACTTTGTTTTTCTACAAGAGAAGTGGCCAGTACTAGCTACTCTTGGAGCACAGGCAGAGAAAAACATTTATCAGGATACTCATACAACTCAAATGAAAGTTCGGGTCTTCGCAGAATTACTAACAAAATATATTTTCGCGAAAGAGCGAATCCGGGATACACATCAAGACCAAATATCCCGTATTAATACACTTTCAAAAGAGGGTGTTATACCAACCGAAGTGGTAAATATACTGCATCGTTTACGTATGGATTCTAATCCGGCTCATCATGAATTTACAGACTCTTTTGAGTTATCACAATCATTACTGATACAGGCGTATGAATTAGCTGTTTGGTTTTTTAGAGTATACGGGGATTCTTCATTAAAGATCTTGTCCTATCAACTCCCGCTAAAACAGAATTCAGAAATTGATCTAAAAGATCAATTGAGTTGGTTATCGAAGCAGTATGAACAACAATTCAAGAATGTAGAATCCGAATTGATTCGTCTGCAGAAGGAGTATCTATCAGCTGAAGAAATTCGTAGTCGCAGGGATCAGTCCCTACTTGCTGCCAATAACGTTCTTTCTCACGATCAAATTCATGAACTATTTGATAAAAAGCTACTTGCTGCACAACAGGAACAAAAAACTTTAGTTGGCAATAAAGATAAGTTAAACAGAAGCATTCGGATCTACAAACTTATATCATTAGGCTCTTTTGTTTGTTTCCTTATATTACTCTCCATCTTCTTTACCGAAAAACAAAGCAAACTAACTATGAACCAGACTTCAGCACCTGTTGCTAATGATTCACATGTTAACTTGAATGAACAAAGCAACACAGCACAACAAAAAATCGAGGCTTCAGTTATGCCTTCCGCGAATACATCAAACCTACCAATGACTGATACCAAATCTGAAAACAGTCAACCTACGGTAAAGGTCGAAGAGTCAAGCAAGATTCCATCATCTTTATCATCAACGCCCGTAAAGGAACAAGTAACAGGTGTAAATAAGCCTGAAAACGTTCAACCACCAAATAAACAAATAGCACCTGTAGGAACACAGGTGTCGGAAAATCCAGTTAAACCTTCTAGTTCTGTAAACAGCCAACCAGTAGTATCGCAGGCAACGAGAGAACCTGTACGAGAAAATTTAGAAGAACAACTTGCTCAAGCCATTAAAAAAAATGCTACAGATCAAGTCATTACCTTATTAAAAAAAGGCGCTGACCCGAATAACGGCAAATATATTTCTGGCATTGGTTATAGCGATTACAAACCGCTCATGTCTGCTGTTATTCTAGGAAATCTAAAAATGGTTCAAGCACTCCTGGATGCTTGTGCAGATGTAAATTATAAAAGATCTGATAACTTGAATTCCCTAAATATTATTACCAGATCCCAAATGAAAGGACAATCAAAAGAATTAGCTGGGATTGTTAGTATTCTGCTAAATAAGGGGATAGATCCTAATATTGTGTTCGAAGCTGGCGATAAAAGATCATTAATAATAGATGCTGCAAGTAGTAATAATTTTGAGATTGTAAAACTATTGGTTCAGTACAAAGCAAATGTAAATAGTTATGATATTCACGGTAAAACAGCCCTTTATTCAAATCTTAATCTCTACTCGGAGGGCAACGTGGAAATTGCTAAGTTCCTTTTGGATAATGAAGCAGACCCCTATATTCAATCAACCTACGGAAACGCAGCTGAAATAATAAAAAGTCAAACCATGTATAAGGACTTAAGAGTATACTTAAAAGAAAAAGATAGATAA
- a CDS encoding stalk domain-containing protein, which produces MNLKRKILTATLSLGLVFSLAPVVSADSTAPNVFIDGRQISFEVPPTIVDGSTLVPMRKIFEELGSEISWNGDTQTVKAVKGETLITYTIGQKSATKNSEELNLSVPGVIIDGSTMMPLRFVGEALGATVGWEGNSRTVTISSAKKVKTTVSSVVDGDTIKIDWNGKTESIRLIGVDTPETEHPNKPVQEYGKEASEFTKAQLTGKTVYVEVDVDQRDRYGRLLGYVYTEDSVMFNARLVAEGYGQVATFPPNVRWVELFKSLQTSARNNSLGLWQSVDSAPKAVSLGDIVITDVDKVNEVVTISNVGSADINLTGWKVISVTGNQTYTFNSDFILKAGASVKLTSGSDATTTDNNLLWTKSNIWNNTSSDPAELYDNEDTLVSSFE; this is translated from the coding sequence TTGAATTTAAAACGAAAGATTCTTACGGCAACATTATCCTTGGGACTAGTATTCAGTTTGGCGCCAGTCGTTAGTGCTGATAGCACGGCTCCAAATGTATTCATCGATGGAAGACAAATATCATTCGAAGTTCCACCAACCATCGTAGACGGGTCAACACTCGTTCCGATGAGAAAAATTTTTGAAGAACTCGGCTCAGAAATTTCGTGGAATGGTGATACTCAAACCGTTAAGGCTGTTAAAGGAGAAACATTAATTACATACACCATCGGGCAAAAATCTGCCACTAAGAACTCAGAAGAGCTTAATCTGTCTGTTCCAGGTGTCATTATTGATGGTTCAACAATGATGCCTTTGCGATTCGTAGGTGAAGCACTTGGCGCAACGGTTGGATGGGAAGGAAACTCGAGAACAGTCACAATATCATCAGCAAAAAAGGTCAAAACGACCGTTTCCTCTGTTGTTGATGGCGATACGATAAAAATCGATTGGAATGGTAAAACCGAAAGCATTAGACTCATAGGAGTCGACACACCGGAGACTGAGCACCCGAATAAACCAGTCCAGGAGTATGGAAAAGAAGCTTCTGAATTTACAAAAGCGCAACTAACTGGGAAGACAGTATATGTCGAAGTTGATGTTGATCAGCGTGATCGTTATGGACGACTCCTCGGATATGTTTATACGGAAGATAGCGTGATGTTCAATGCAAGGTTAGTCGCGGAAGGTTACGGTCAGGTAGCTACGTTTCCACCAAATGTCCGTTGGGTTGAATTATTTAAATCATTACAGACTAGCGCGCGAAATAACAGTCTAGGTCTTTGGCAATCAGTTGATTCTGCGCCGAAAGCGGTTAGTCTTGGGGATATTGTGATAACTGATGTTGACAAGGTAAATGAAGTTGTCACGATCTCAAATGTTGGATCGGCTGATATAAACCTTACTGGATGGAAAGTCATAAGCGTGACTGGTAATCAAACGTATACTTTTAACTCTGATTTTATTTTGAAGGCTGGCGCGAGTGTTAAGCTAACTAGTGGATCAGATGCAACGACTACAGACAATAATTTGCTTTGGACAAAGTCTAATATTTGGAACAATACGTCTTCAGATCCAGCTGAATTGTATGATAACGAGGATACATTAGTAAGCTCATTCGAGTGA
- a CDS encoding stalk domain-containing protein, whose amino-acid sequence MKKRINKLIIASSLLVIFSFSNMAMAVENPIVVTIDGQQLNFEVAPIIQDGTTLVPVRTIFETLGLSVGWDEITKTIIGRKDGLNIQMKIGNTSATVNGKTIILEVPPMIVNGSTLVPLRFIGESSGNQISWDGNNRRIDIKGKGITLGKDVTRAEVSRFLVRSLGLFDEKANAELLDVSDDNPFYKDIASAIQNKLMYAYEDHNFRPERTVSRFEYAITLTTVLNLPYSYERNENSTIKDYADMPGAWGNMVQAAFDVGLINLNDDGKFNGNSPLKMNLDQPNMKLKELKEKYAKH is encoded by the coding sequence ATGAAAAAAAGAATTAATAAATTGATAATTGCTTCTTCTCTACTAGTAATTTTTTCTTTTTCAAATATGGCAATGGCTGTAGAAAATCCTATTGTGGTAACAATAGACGGGCAGCAACTTAACTTTGAAGTCGCGCCTATTATACAAGATGGTACAACATTAGTTCCAGTGAGAACAATATTTGAAACACTAGGCTTAAGTGTAGGTTGGGATGAAATAACTAAAACGATTATTGGAAGAAAAGATGGCTTGAACATCCAAATGAAAATTGGAAATACGAGTGCTACTGTAAATGGAAAAACTATAATACTTGAAGTTCCCCCGATGATAGTAAATGGTAGCACATTAGTTCCATTAAGATTTATTGGCGAATCTAGCGGAAATCAAATTTCATGGGATGGCAATAATCGAAGAATAGATATTAAAGGGAAAGGAATAACTTTAGGGAAGGATGTAACGAGGGCAGAAGTCAGTAGATTTTTAGTAAGGTCATTGGGACTGTTTGATGAGAAAGCGAATGCTGAATTACTAGACGTCTCGGATGATAACCCATTCTACAAAGACATTGCATCTGCTATTCAGAATAAGCTTATGTATGCATATGAAGATCATAATTTTAGACCTGAGCGAACAGTTTCAAGATTTGAATACGCAATAACATTGACTACGGTCTTAAATCTTCCATACTCATATGAAAGAAATGAGAATTCAACTATTAAAGATTATGCCGATATGCCTGGAGCATGGGGAAATATGGTCCAAGCTGCTTTTGATGTTGGATTAATTAATCTAAATGATGATGGAAAGTTTAATGGAAATAGTCCACTAAAAATGAATTTAGATCAACCAAATATGAAACTAAAAGAGTTAAAAGAAAAATATGCAAAACACTAA
- a CDS encoding S-layer homology domain-containing protein produces MIRFTKLLLVTIIAFATLVSPNVWAASTTPIFIDVPQNHWAIEYINEGFNDGLLKGFDDNSFRPNQGITGAEFMTLLVKSMNLSVLSSNPTTQWYEPYITTARSVGIYQDDYTHDWNEPLLRNDMAITLFRATEKGIEEELRNEEKRNFIDSIKSGNLNPLLKIDIHGHLEDASSLEEMKQKLTDYLPTIRNELSTDNVTYSASALRDYVQRGIEQLDRALNRIHAKTILPREQMIYEVFKRGLLTGQAAGDIALDDATTRAQALAVLARVKQFNNGKQLKADKYALSTAEINWHKTNIVTMLPRYFSNGIGEFKGNDFKADRMKFTADDGNFVNEIKQLVVVDMSDLNDPNRKLVPDDLMWRGWDHKRKWIPSESYVILGLNHIKVSKKYGISPNYQFGRFSPSSRIEPKDVDLKTAYASDPDTLLALEPAYSVSKGGDAAIEINYLGHEFETLKEQDYITAFVIPKGDLYSTNGVFSIDYDQSSDFGGKPVRLLQSKLDPNIHQ; encoded by the coding sequence ATGATACGGTTCACTAAACTACTTCTGGTCACGATCATTGCATTTGCAACACTCGTATCTCCAAACGTTTGGGCGGCATCCACAACACCAATCTTTATTGATGTACCCCAAAATCACTGGGCTATAGAGTACATAAATGAAGGGTTTAATGATGGTTTACTTAAAGGTTTTGACGACAATTCGTTCCGACCTAATCAAGGTATTACGGGCGCTGAATTTATGACGCTACTGGTAAAATCCATGAATTTGTCAGTACTATCTTCGAATCCGACAACGCAATGGTATGAACCTTATATCACAACTGCAAGATCCGTCGGGATTTATCAAGATGATTACACTCATGATTGGAACGAGCCGCTTCTTCGCAACGACATGGCCATTACACTTTTTCGTGCAACGGAAAAAGGAATCGAAGAAGAACTTCGAAATGAAGAGAAACGGAACTTTATTGACAGTATCAAAAGCGGAAACCTAAATCCGCTGTTAAAAATCGATATCCATGGCCATCTGGAGGACGCGAGTTCGTTAGAGGAAATGAAGCAGAAATTAACTGATTATTTACCGACCATTCGCAATGAACTAAGCACCGATAATGTAACGTATAGCGCAAGCGCCCTACGAGACTATGTGCAAAGAGGAATTGAGCAACTTGATCGAGCACTAAATCGTATTCATGCCAAAACCATACTTCCCAGAGAACAAATGATTTATGAAGTTTTTAAAAGAGGCTTGCTTACAGGACAAGCTGCAGGGGATATAGCCCTTGATGATGCAACCACCCGAGCTCAGGCACTCGCTGTTCTTGCTCGTGTAAAACAATTTAATAACGGAAAGCAGCTCAAGGCTGATAAATATGCGCTATCGACGGCAGAGATCAACTGGCACAAGACGAATATCGTCACAATGCTACCGCGATATTTCTCGAATGGCATCGGTGAGTTCAAAGGAAATGACTTCAAGGCTGACAGAATGAAATTCACCGCGGATGACGGTAATTTTGTCAACGAGATTAAGCAATTGGTCGTCGTAGATATGTCGGACCTGAACGATCCGAACCGAAAGCTTGTCCCGGATGATTTAATGTGGAGGGGTTGGGATCATAAACGTAAGTGGATTCCTAGTGAATCATATGTGATCTTAGGCTTGAATCACATTAAGGTGAGTAAGAAATATGGGATTTCTCCAAATTATCAATTTGGTAGATTTTCGCCTAGTAGCCGTATTGAGCCAAAGGATGTTGATCTGAAAACGGCGTATGCGAGTGATCCAGATACTCTTCTTGCTTTGGAGCCTGCTTACTCAGTCTCGAAAGGAGGGGATGCTGCGATTGAAATTAACTATCTGGGACATGAATTTGAAACCTTGAAAGAGCAGGACTATATTACAGCTTTTGTCATTCCGAAAGGGGACTTGTACTCTACTAACGGTGTTTTCTCTATAGACTATGATCAATCAAGCGATTTTGGTGGTAAACCTGTTCGACTGTTACAGTCGAAACTCGACCCTAATATCCATCAATAA
- a CDS encoding DUF6063 family protein, which translates to MYDISQIHEAHSIFLHLLQHKVAKKTDTALEKYFHDMSIQQLVKRFADTSSTQVLVGNMNVHLVTKPKGSIFATNFTQMKEQMKERKSDGRLETRLELYVIHLVIMVYLSEVDGESVKGSHIDLYGGIRYIELTTRVSEVIEYWSKLLENDPEFGKRQKIAMPQLINLWETTKLQPDEDEQLRANNRTKFGIVQMAMRLLEQEKLVKITDQRVSALEALHERVEMLYHSEQRYQEWKRLIDAAAGRGER; encoded by the coding sequence ATGTACGATATTAGTCAGATTCATGAAGCACATAGTATTTTTTTGCATTTACTGCAGCACAAGGTGGCTAAGAAAACTGATACAGCTTTAGAAAAATACTTTCACGATATGAGTATCCAGCAGCTCGTCAAACGGTTCGCCGATACATCGAGCACGCAGGTGCTTGTTGGCAATATGAATGTACACTTAGTGACAAAGCCGAAAGGCTCTATCTTTGCCACCAACTTTACACAGATGAAGGAACAGATGAAAGAACGTAAAAGCGATGGCAGGTTGGAAACAAGGCTTGAGCTCTATGTGATTCATCTGGTCATCATGGTCTATTTAAGTGAAGTGGACGGCGAGAGCGTGAAAGGGTCTCATATCGATTTGTATGGCGGCATTCGATATATTGAATTAACTACTCGGGTTTCAGAAGTGATTGAATATTGGAGCAAGCTTTTAGAGAATGATCCGGAGTTTGGGAAAAGGCAAAAGATTGCGATGCCTCAATTAATTAATCTGTGGGAAACAACCAAACTGCAGCCGGATGAAGATGAGCAACTCCGTGCGAACAACAGGACGAAGTTTGGTATTGTACAAATGGCCATGCGTCTTCTTGAGCAGGAGAAGTTGGTGAAAATTACAGATCAACGTGTTTCAGCACTAGAAGCGTTACATGAAAGAGTGGAGATGCTTTATCATAGTGAGCAGCGTTATCAGGAATGGAAACGATTAATCGATGCTGCAGCAGGACGAGGTGAAAGGTAA
- a CDS encoding Wadjet anti-phage system protein JetD domain-containing protein: MRDTITNLLLETKNKFTIHELEDKVMRQLGGIDKYERSGGYRGFFQAIQSLQDEGEITPLKANVENGKVPSLPLKWKKRIIEVSDTWGDLQFVRAEASNLNVGFYKRHQEMQTELEWEHIEAVLQFLPTRESREFVSKEERSYELFGQEKWLDKNEDGYKFLKRIGITLDDLYAKSYGEPFVFWQNPQSAAYKHALIVENLSAFHTIKRALNTFTHIYDIQVDVLIYGEGYHITRNLPFIDEIGSPEKIYYAGDLDPYGLSIFLDLCKKYPEYPILPAENLYRAMIRNHTRTTEANGEFIDSVLEDFISRLDTDEETNRAIRSLWGSKRRIPQEAVNFEKISKEYIHGYL; the protein is encoded by the coding sequence ATGCGTGATACAATTACAAATCTATTACTAGAAACTAAAAATAAATTCACCATCCATGAACTTGAAGATAAAGTCATGCGACAGCTTGGCGGCATAGATAAATATGAAAGATCCGGAGGATACCGTGGCTTTTTTCAAGCGATTCAAAGTCTTCAAGATGAAGGTGAGATTACACCTCTTAAGGCAAACGTCGAAAACGGCAAGGTGCCAAGCTTGCCTTTAAAATGGAAAAAACGAATCATCGAGGTCAGTGATACATGGGGTGATTTACAGTTTGTTCGGGCTGAAGCCAGTAACCTGAATGTAGGATTCTACAAACGACATCAAGAGATGCAGACAGAACTGGAATGGGAACACATTGAAGCTGTACTTCAGTTTTTACCAACACGCGAATCAAGGGAATTTGTATCCAAAGAAGAACGTTCCTATGAGTTGTTTGGACAGGAAAAGTGGCTGGATAAAAACGAAGACGGGTATAAGTTTCTAAAGCGGATTGGCATTACACTTGATGACTTGTATGCTAAGTCATACGGAGAGCCATTTGTTTTCTGGCAAAACCCACAATCGGCAGCATATAAACATGCGCTGATCGTTGAAAATTTATCTGCTTTCCATACGATTAAGCGAGCGTTAAATACCTTCACTCACATCTATGATATACAGGTGGATGTCTTAATCTACGGTGAGGGATATCACATTACTCGGAACCTTCCATTTATTGATGAAATCGGGAGTCCGGAGAAGATCTACTATGCCGGAGACCTAGATCCATACGGGCTCTCCATATTCTTAGATTTGTGCAAGAAGTATCCGGAATACCCGATTCTACCAGCTGAAAACCTGTATCGGGCGATGATTCGGAATCACACCAGGACAACTGAGGCCAATGGTGAGTTTATTGATAGTGTACTTGAGGACTTCATTTCGCGTCTGGATACAGATGAGGAAACAAATAGAGCAATTCGATCTTTGTGGGGGAGTAAGAGGCGGATACCGCAAGAGGCAGTAAATTTCGAAAAGATCAGCAAGGAGTACATTCATGGCTATTTATGA
- a CDS encoding HNH endonuclease has protein sequence MEYHNQVELSVFISMDSKNPAFRGMSITQVQHEFILGVLPMRGYLSNFDRSNLNPYTTLVLFHYKSSVIASAIFVRQEEIIHEKYRFACYFGTSSITIYQDPITIEDLQKVSARFTRFQSYMPYINREDVPALLILLARKNPHRANEIDNDAADEFVLVVERGIQEIPKTEREQIIRSRIGQSLFRDRLLKQRQRCDLCPVSNLNVLTASHIKEWSCCESNFERLDPENGLLLCPNHDRLFDRKLISFEDDGTIIISTKLTEDDQKFLNIDRYRRIDLSGRKRVYMALHRQALGQSE, from the coding sequence ATGGAATATCATAATCAAGTTGAATTAAGTGTTTTTATTTCTATGGATAGTAAGAATCCAGCCTTTAGAGGGATGAGTATTACACAAGTCCAGCATGAGTTTATTTTAGGCGTACTCCCTATGAGAGGTTACCTGTCAAATTTCGATAGAAGCAATTTAAACCCGTATACCACTCTTGTATTATTTCATTATAAATCCAGTGTTATTGCAAGTGCTATTTTTGTTAGACAAGAAGAGATCATTCATGAAAAATATAGGTTTGCATGTTACTTTGGTACTTCATCAATAACGATTTACCAAGACCCTATCACTATCGAAGATTTACAAAAGGTATCTGCAAGGTTCACGAGATTTCAAAGCTATATGCCGTACATCAACCGTGAAGATGTTCCAGCACTATTAATATTACTTGCAAGGAAAAATCCACATCGAGCAAACGAAATAGATAATGATGCTGCTGATGAATTTGTATTGGTAGTAGAACGAGGTATTCAAGAAATTCCAAAAACGGAGAGGGAACAAATTATTCGTTCGCGAATTGGACAATCGTTATTTAGAGACCGACTGTTAAAACAAAGACAACGTTGTGATTTGTGCCCGGTATCAAACCTTAATGTTCTTACAGCGAGTCATATTAAGGAATGGAGTTGCTGTGAGAGCAACTTTGAACGATTAGATCCTGAGAATGGTCTTTTGCTCTGTCCGAATCATGATCGATTGTTTGATAGAAAATTAATATCTTTTGAGGATGATGGTACTATTATAATCTCTACCAAATTAACTGAAGACGACCAAAAGTTCCTGAATATTGATAGGTATCGAAGAATTGACCTCAGTGGAAGGAAGCGGGTTTATATGGCCTTGCATCGACAAGCACTTGGACAATCAGAATAA
- a CDS encoding AbrB/MazE/SpoVT family DNA-binding domain-containing protein: protein MSKNQRVMPRSAETVRQTMMTFLNGCIDGMETLRDREWVSKELDKLRNPAKAVEGSTAARQIKSTGVVRAVDELGRIVIPMELRRTMNIGHKEELDIYVEGSWIIIEKLDKEEKWCRFCKSENDLNEFMGGYICEPCVGKLFDTEEEAATNE, encoded by the coding sequence ATGTCCAAGAATCAAAGAGTAATGCCGCGGAGTGCTGAAACAGTCAGACAAACTATGATGACTTTCCTCAATGGTTGTATCGATGGAATGGAAACGTTACGTGATAGGGAATGGGTTTCGAAGGAACTAGATAAATTACGGAATCCCGCCAAAGCAGTAGAAGGAAGCACTGCGGCCAGACAGATCAAATCAACCGGTGTAGTACGTGCTGTAGATGAGCTTGGCCGTATTGTAATCCCGATGGAACTGCGCCGAACTATGAATATTGGGCATAAAGAGGAGCTAGATATTTACGTAGAGGGAAGTTGGATCATCATTGAGAAGCTGGACAAAGAGGAGAAATGGTGTCGCTTTTGTAAAAGCGAAAATGACCTAAACGAATTTATGGGTGGATACATATGCGAGCCTTGTGTTGGGAAATTGTTCGATACGGAGGAGGAGGCAGCGACAAATGAGTGA
- a CDS encoding alpha/beta-type small acid-soluble spore protein codes for MANNNTLVVPQAKAALNQLKIEIAQELGIPFQPNAYNGNIATRDAGAIGGNITKRLVQIAEQQLSSFQR; via the coding sequence ATGGCTAATAACAACACTTTAGTAGTTCCCCAAGCAAAGGCTGCCTTAAATCAGTTGAAGATTGAAATAGCTCAAGAACTTGGAATTCCATTCCAACCAAACGCATACAACGGAAACATTGCCACACGTGATGCAGGTGCCATAGGTGGCAATATTACAAAGAGATTAGTGCAAATAGCTGAGCAACAACTATCCAGCTTCCAACGCTAA
- a CDS encoding SOS response-associated peptidase: protein MAGVHDSWTDPEGKQVNSYSIVTTSYNDLMKDIHDRMPVILKREDEALWLDRGTNEPELIRHLMVPFLSDQMKAYPVTTRVGNVRNNDPDLIKEA, encoded by the coding sequence ATGGCTGGAGTTCATGACTCATGGACAGACCCGGAAGGAAAACAGGTTAATTCATATTCCATTGTTACGACCTCTTACAACGATCTAATGAAGGACATCCACGACAGAATGCCTGTGATTCTTAAGCGAGAAGATGAGGCGCTATGGTTAGATCGTGGCACGAATGAACCCGAGTTGATCCGACATTTAATGGTTCCCTTCCTTTCAGACCAAATGAAAGCTTACCCCGTTACGACGCGTGTAGGGAATGTGAGAAATAACGATCCGGATCTGATTAAAGAAGCCTAA
- a CDS encoding SOS response-associated peptidase, which yields MCGRYTITATLDELLERYGVHDTPIQNYRANFNAAPTQMLPVVINDENNNFLELMKWGLIPSWAKDPKIAFKTINARAETVAEKPAFRTSIRRKRCIIPACSFYEWKNVGANKQPMRITLKIG from the coding sequence ATGTGCGGAAGGTATACTATTACTGCCACTTTAGACGAATTGCTAGAACGCTATGGAGTTCACGACACACCCATCCAGAATTATCGAGCAAATTTTAACGCAGCTCCTACACAGATGCTCCCGGTTGTCATTAACGATGAGAACAATAATTTTTTGGAGCTTATGAAATGGGGACTTATCCCATCGTGGGCAAAGGATCCAAAGATTGCATTTAAAACCATCAATGCTCGGGCAGAAACTGTCGCTGAGAAGCCCGCATTCCGCACATCTATCCGGCGCAAGAGATGCATAATACCTGCCTGCTCTTTTTATGAATGGAAAAATGTCGGGGCAAACAAGCAGCCGATGCGGATTACTTTGAAAATCGGGTGA
- a CDS encoding NucA/NucB deoxyribonuclease domain-containing protein, translated as MKKKILYLSLIMFLIIGVSYLYKIGLLPQESYSTNQDASTQYTIIIPSDRFPETAAHVKAAIEHGETPVCTIDRKGAEENRKESLKGIPTKPNKDRDEFPMAMCAEGGAGADIAYVTPSDNRGAGSWVGNQLENYPDGTKVMIMVK; from the coding sequence ATGAAAAAGAAAATATTATATTTATCCTTAATCATGTTTCTAATAATAGGCGTATCTTATCTATATAAAATAGGATTACTCCCACAAGAATCTTACTCAACTAATCAAGACGCATCAACTCAATACACAATCATAATACCATCAGATCGTTTCCCAGAAACCGCGGCACATGTCAAAGCAGCTATTGAACATGGTGAAACTCCAGTATGTACAATTGACCGCAAAGGTGCAGAAGAGAATCGCAAGGAGTCATTAAAAGGTATCCCTACAAAACCTAATAAAGACAGAGATGAGTTTCCAATGGCAATGTGTGCAGAGGGTGGTGCTGGTGCAGATATTGCTTATGTAACCCCATCAGACAATCGTGGAGCAGGATCATGGGTAGGAAACCAATTAGAGAATTATCCTGATGGAACTAAAGTGATGATAATGGTAAAGTGA
- a CDS encoding zinc-ribbon domain-containing protein, producing the protein MVKLGTPQFRDLKNSFNLSPNDILKLNQNLKRKVRLISGYKRVVHSKAGLLNRYPYLKLYWDYEKNTGINPRHLFPNSEVYVWWTCRLNHSVRMKVKSRIKFVDCRICEKMITPIDGSLLELYPHIAKEWDYEKNYPLLPTAIKPKKRDKVWWLCTEKQHSYQASPDNRVGNWSGCKRCASSRPRRRRQHYLSDH; encoded by the coding sequence ATGGTCAAACTAGGCACTCCTCAATTTAGGGATCTTAAGAATTCTTTTAATTTATCCCCTAATGACATACTAAAGCTAAATCAGAATTTGAAACGAAAAGTTCGTTTAATTTCAGGATATAAAAGAGTAGTTCATTCTAAGGCGGGATTGTTAAATAGATACCCATATCTAAAATTGTACTGGGATTATGAAAAGAATACTGGCATAAATCCGAGGCACTTATTTCCGAACAGCGAAGTTTATGTATGGTGGACATGTCGCTTAAACCATTCTGTTAGAATGAAAGTGAAAAGTAGAATAAAGTTTGTTGATTGCAGGATCTGTGAGAAAATGATTACGCCCATCGATGGTTCCCTGCTTGAGCTATATCCTCATATTGCTAAAGAGTGGGATTACGAAAAGAACTATCCACTTTTACCCACCGCAATTAAACCGAAAAAACGCGATAAAGTCTGGTGGTTGTGTACCGAAAAGCAGCACAGCTATCAAGCTAGTCCTGATAATAGAGTTGGGAATTGGTCAGGATGTAAACGTTGCGCCAGTAGTAGGCCAAGAAGAAGAAGGCAACATTATTTATCTGATCACTGA